From Camelina sativa cultivar DH55 chromosome 20, Cs, whole genome shotgun sequence, the proteins below share one genomic window:
- the LOC104768505 gene encoding uncharacterized protein LOC104768505, producing the protein MVSHEENTSIVEWFLGPHPYTYPPYGIEMIHDDDDEVANHHQHHQSGEYYRDYEDRRRSDVDNDEIIARTLQDELLQLEIAESNDYSHHQQQQQQQQQHQQEGYTNNYSNNNNEYAWNDQSAVDYSSEWVGNDNDQDGRSDDSVNVFSCSSPSDTDEYVYSWESDQCDADGEFGRRLNQMVPIPYIPKINGEIPPEEEAVSDHERLRNRLEMFDFTEVKVPGDGNCQFRALADQLYKTADRHKHVRRQIVKQLKSRPDSYQGYVPMDFSEYLKKMSRSGEWGDHVTLQAAADAYRVKIVVLTSFKDTCYIEILPTSQESKGVIFLSFWAEVHYNAIYLNRDTSETELQRKRKWWRFGN; encoded by the exons ATGGTTTCACATGAAGAGAACACAAGTATTGTCGAATGGTTTCTTGGTCCACATCCATACACGTATCCTCCTTATGGTATTGAGATGATtcatgatgacgatgatgaagtagctaatcatcatcaacaccacCAGAGCGGTGAGTATTACAGAGATTATGAAGATCGTCGTAGAAGTGATGTAGATAATGATGAGATCATTGCAAGAACTCTCCAAGACGAACTTTTGCAGCTTGAAATCGCTGAAAGTAATGATTATTcccatcatcaacaacaacagcaacaacagcaacaacatcaGCAAGAAGGTTATACTAACAACTATAGTAATAACAACAACGAATATGCTTGGAATGATCAGTCTGCTGTGGATTATTCTTCAG AATGGGTAGGAAATGATAATGATCAAGATGGGAGGAGTGATGATTCGGTAAATGTCTTTTCGTGTTCAAGCCCGAGTGACACGGATGAGTATGTGTACTCGTGGGAATCAGATCAATGTGATGCTGATGGTGAATTTGGCAGGAGACTTAATCAAATGGTTCCCATTCCG TATATACCCAAAATAAATGGAGAAATACCTCCGGAAGAAGAAGCAGTTTCAGATCATGAAAGACTTCGGAATAG GTTAGAGATGTTTGACTTCACCGAGGTTAAGGTTCCAGGAGATGGTAATTGCCAG ttCCGTGCTTTAGCTGACCAACTGTACAAAACCGCAGATCGTCATAAACATGTTAGACGACAAATAGTAAAACAG CTCAAATCTCGTCCAGATTCTTATCAAGGATACGTTCCTATGGACTTCTCTGAGTACCTAAAAAAGATGTCTCG GAGCGGCGAGTGGGGTGATCATGTGACATTACAGGCAGCTGCAGATGCG TATCGGGTGAAAATAGTAGTCCTAACATCATTCAAAGATACATGTTACATCGAAATTCTTCCTACCTCCCAAGAATCCAAAGGAG TAATCTTCTTGAGCTTCTGGGCAGAGGTTCACTACAACGCCATCTACTTAAACAGAG ATACATCTGAAACAGAGctacagaggaagagaaaatgGTGGCGTTTCGGAAACTAG
- the LOC104768504 gene encoding probable receptor-like protein kinase At5g47070: MKCFLFPLGDKKDEQRSPKPVSPTSIFSDVNKSGSDFSPRDVSGTSTVSSSTGRNSNTSMSARENNLREFTISDLKSATRNFSRSGMIGEGGFGCVYWGTIKNLEDPSKKIEVAVKQLGKRGLQGHKEWVTEVNFLGVVEHSNLVKLLGHCAEDDERGIQRLLVYEYMPNQSVEFHLSPRSPTVLTWDLRLRIAQDAARGLTYLHEEMNFQIIFRDFKSSNILLDENWKAKLSDFGLARLGPSPGSSHVSTDVVGTMGYAAPEYIQTGRLTSKSDVWGYGVFIYELITGRRPLDRNKPKGEQKLLEWVRPYLSDTRRFRLIVDPRLEGKYMIKPVQKLAVVANLCLARNAKARPKMSEVLDMVTKIVEASSPGVGGKKPQLVPLKSQGASRDEEEKNKKVLDGGEGGWLEKLWNPKNVRAC; this comes from the exons ATGAAATGCTTCTTATTCCCTCTTGGAGACAAGAAAGATGAACAGAGAAGCCCTAAACCTGTTTCACCAACCTCTATCTTCAGTGACGTAAACAAAAGCGGTTCAGATTTCAGTCCCCGGGATGTCTCTGGAACGAGCACTGTGTCATCATCCACTGGAAGGAACTCCAACACGAGCATGTCAGCTAGAGAAAACAACCTTAGAGAGTTCACTATCAGTGATCTTAAATCTGCTACAAGGAACTTCAGTAGGTCTGGTATGATTGGGGAAGGCGGGTTCGGTTGTGTCTATTGGGGAACGATCAAGAACTTGGAAGACCCTTCAAAGAAAATCGAAGTTGCGGTTAAACAGCTCGGCAAAAGAGGGTTGCAG GGTCATAAAGAATGGGTGACTGAAGTGAACTTTCTCGGTGTAGTCGAGCATTCAAACTTGGTGAAACTGCTGGGCCATTGTGCAGAAGACGATGAACGTGGAATCCAAAGGcttttggtttatgaatataTGCCAAACCAAAGCGTTGAGTTCCATTTATCCCCACGGTCACCAACAGTACTTACTTGGGACCTTAGACTGAGAATAGCTCAAGACGCAGCTCGGGGTTTAACATACCTTCATGAAGAAATGAACTTTCAG ATAATATTCCGGGATTTCAAGTCATCCAACATTCTACTAGACGAGAACTGGAAAGCGAAGCTTTCAGATTTTGGTTTGGCTCGCTTAGGTCCTTCACCAGGGTCAAGCCATGTTTCTACTGAT GTAGTAGGAACAATGGGTTACGCAGCTCCAGAGTACATCCAAACGGGTCGTCTAACATCAAAAAGCGATGTGTGGGGTTACGGAGTTTTCATCTATGAGCTCATTACAGGAAGGAGGCCGCTAGACCGGAACAAGCCTAAAGGAGAGCAGAAGCTTTTAGAATGGGTGAGACCTTACTTATCTGACACAAGGAGGTTCCGGCTCATAGTAGATCCGAGGCTCGAAGGGAAGTACATGATCAAGCCAGTGCAGAAACTAGCGGTTGTAGCCAACCTTTGCCTTGCTAGGAACGCAAAGGCGCGTCCAAAGATGAGTGAGGTGTTAGATATGGTGACAAAGATTGTGGAAGCTTCATCGCCTGGGGTTGGTGGCAAGAAGCCGCAGCTGGTTCCGCTTAAGAGTCAAGGAGCTTCTAGAGACgaggaagagaagaacaagaaggtTCTTGATGGTGGCGAAGGAGGTTGGCTGGAAAAGTTGTGGAACCCAAAGAATGTGAGAGCTTGTTGA
- the LOC104768500 gene encoding uncharacterized protein LOC104768500 isoform X1 gives MCDVCRGDDNKYLIFVCLLCDFMVHRRCIYLPQVIKISRHKHRLSFAFSLSFGEIMACGVCRKIIDEDYGVYTCLKNDCIYVVHTQCATSGLLGAIWDGKELEGELEEDEESIKSSFEEISNGIILHFSHPEHPMRLDEDIKIWHDGEKYCQACIAPLYDGKAYICMECDYVLHEECACLPRVKQLAFHAHSLHLEPSRNQLRTCECCWVQSCGFKYVCYNTDSDDCKVFVLDVRCASISEPHNHHPHRHPLFFNSSRGECSICEKRRTISLTCDECRFFLCFCCATFPYKVRYKNHEHLLTFTYKEVLHGDEYWYDRDRDVYSCDLCEEAIIPPDFSRAKRFYRCEECEVALHIECLLWKDVYTNPGSRVTLYNGKEFNIVENNALTRPICTECGKRCKYRMILIPSPSGDIYCSAGHTSKNVLYSF, from the coding sequence ATGTGCGATGTTTGTAGAGGTGACGATAACAAGTATCTCATCTTCGTATGTCTTCTTTGCGATTTCATGGTTCATAGAAGGTGCATCTACTTGCCACAAGTCATAAAAATATCTCGTCACAAACACcgtctttcttttgctttttctctttCGTTTGGAGAAATTATGGCGTGCGGTGTTTGTCGCAAAATAATTGACGAAGATTATGGGGTATATACTTGCTTGAAAAACGACTGCATTTATGTTGTGCATACACAATGCGCGACGTCAGGGCTATTAGGAGCAATATGGGACGGAAAAGAGCTTGAAGGTGAATTGGAAGAAGACGAGGAAAGTATTAAATCGTCGTTTGAGGAGATAAGTAACGGGATTATATTACATTTTAGTCATCCAGAACATCCCATGCGACTTGATGAAGATATCAAAATATGGCATGATGGAGAAAAATATTGTCAAGCGTGCATAGCTCCTCTATATGATGGTAAAGCTTACATATGCATGGAATGTGATTATGTGCTCCATGAAGAATGTGCATGTCTTCCCCGTGTGAAACAACTTGCGTTTCATGCCCATTCACTTCATCTGGAACCATCTCGTAACCAACTCCGAACATGTGAATGTTGTTGGGTTCAGTCATGCGGTTTCAAATATGTGTGCTACAATACCGATAGTGATGATTGTAAGGTTTTCGTTTTAGATGTACGATGTGCTTCCATATCTGAGCCGCACAATCATCATCCTCATAGACATCCCTTGTTCTTTAATTCATCAAGAGGTGAATGTTCGATTTGTGAGAAAAGACGAACTATATCGTTAACATGCGACGAATGTCgctttttcttgtgtttttgctGCGCCACTTTTCCGTACAAGGTGAGATACAAGAATCATGAACATTTACTCACCTTCACATATAAAGAAGTCCTACATGGAGATGAGTACTGGTACGATCGAGATCGAGACGTCTACTCGTGCGATCTTTGCGAGGAAGCAATAATCCCACCCGACTTTTCAAGAGCCAAGAGATTCTACAGATGCGAAGAATGTGAAGTGGCACTCCATATTGAATGTTTACTTTGGAAGGATGTATATACGAATCCTGGTTCAAGAGTCACGTTATACAACGGGAAAGAGTTCAATATTGTTGAAAACAATGCTCTCACTCGACCCATATGCACCGAATGCGGCAAACGTTGCAAATATAGAATGATACTCATACCATCACCTTCTGGAGATATATATTGTTCAGCGGGACACACTAGTAAAAACGTGTTATATAGTTTCtaa
- the LOC104768498 gene encoding adenosine kinase 2 isoform X1 gives MASSSNYDGILLGMGNPLLDISAVVDDEFLTKYDIKLNNAILAEEKHLPMYDEMSSKFNVEYIAGGATQNSIKVAQWMLQTPGVTSYMGSIGKDKYGEAMKKDATAAGVNVHYYEDESAPTGTCGVCVVGGERSLIANLSAANCYKVDHLKQPENWALVEKAKFYYIAGFFLTVSPESIQLVSEHAAANNKVFTMNLSAPFICEFFKDVQEKFLPYMDFVFGNETEARTFSKVHGWETEDVEQIAIKISQLPKATGTYKRTTVITQGADPVVVAEDGKVKKYPVIPLPKEKLVDTNGAGDAFVGGFMSQLVKEKSIEECVKAGCYASNVVIQRSGCTYPEKPDFN, from the exons ATGGCTTCGTCTTCTAACTACGATGGAATCCTTCTCGGTATGGGTAACCCGCTCCTCGATATCTCTGCCGTCGTCGACGACGAGTTTCTCAccaa GTACGACATCAAGTTGAACAATGCAATTCTCGCTGAGGAAAAACATTTACCCAT gTATGATGAGATGAGTAGCAAGTTCAATGTTGAATACATTGCCGGAG GTGCTACTCAGAACTCAATCAAAGTTGCTCAG TGGATGCTTCAAACTCCTGGGGTAACCAGTTACATGGGTTCCATTGGAAAAGACAAATATGGAGAGGCTATGAAGAAGGATGCTACAGCAGCTGGTGTCAAT gTTCACTATTATGAAGATGAGTCAGCACCTACTGGAACTTGCGGTGTCTGTGTTGTTGGTGGAGAAAGGTCTCTTATTGCTAATCTTTCAGCTGCAAACTGCTACAAGGTTGATCACCTTAAGCAGCCTGAAAACTGGGCTTTGG TTGAGAAGGCCAAGTTCTACTACATTGCTGGATTCTTCCTCACAGTATCGCCTGAATCCATTCAGTTGGTATCTGAGCATGCTGCTGCAAACAACAAG GTGTTCACAATGAACCTTTCTGCTCCATTCATCTGTGAATTCTTCAAAGATGTGCAGGAGAAGTTCTTACC ATACATGGACTTTGTTTTCGGCAATGAAACAGAGGCAAGAACCTTCTCCAAAGTTCACGGCTGGGAG aCCGAAGATGTTGAACAAATAGCCATCAAGATTTCGCAGCTTCCCAAGGCCACAGGAACATACAAGAGGACCACCGTGATTACACAGGGCGCAGATCCAGTGGTTGTTGCTGAAGATGGAAAGGTGAAGAAATATCCAGTCATCCCTCTCCCCAAGGAGAAGCTGGTTGACACCAACGGTGCAG GTGATGCATTTGTGGGAGGATTCATGTCACAGTTGGTGAAAGAGAAATCGATTGAGGAATGTGTGAAGGCTGGATGCTATGCATCGAACGTGGTGATCCAAAGATCTGGCTGCACTTACCCTGAGAAGCCCGACTTCAACTAA
- the LOC104768498 gene encoding adenosine kinase 2 isoform X2, protein MASSSNYDGILLGMGNPLLDISAVVDDEFLTKYDIKLNNAILAEEKHLPMYDEMSSKFNVEYIAGGATQNSIKVAQWMLQTPGVTSYMGSIGKDKYGEAMKKDATAAGVNVHYYEDESAPTGTCGVCVVGGERSLIANLSAANCYKVDHLKQPENWALVEKAKFYYIAGFFLTVSPESIQLVSEHAAANNKVFTMNLSAPFICEFFKDVQEKFLPYMDFVFGNETEARTFSKVHGWETEDVEQIAIKISQLPKATGTYKRTTVITQGADPVVVAEDGKVKKYPVIPLPKEKLVDTNGAGDAFVGGFMSQLVKLT, encoded by the exons ATGGCTTCGTCTTCTAACTACGATGGAATCCTTCTCGGTATGGGTAACCCGCTCCTCGATATCTCTGCCGTCGTCGACGACGAGTTTCTCAccaa GTACGACATCAAGTTGAACAATGCAATTCTCGCTGAGGAAAAACATTTACCCAT gTATGATGAGATGAGTAGCAAGTTCAATGTTGAATACATTGCCGGAG GTGCTACTCAGAACTCAATCAAAGTTGCTCAG TGGATGCTTCAAACTCCTGGGGTAACCAGTTACATGGGTTCCATTGGAAAAGACAAATATGGAGAGGCTATGAAGAAGGATGCTACAGCAGCTGGTGTCAAT gTTCACTATTATGAAGATGAGTCAGCACCTACTGGAACTTGCGGTGTCTGTGTTGTTGGTGGAGAAAGGTCTCTTATTGCTAATCTTTCAGCTGCAAACTGCTACAAGGTTGATCACCTTAAGCAGCCTGAAAACTGGGCTTTGG TTGAGAAGGCCAAGTTCTACTACATTGCTGGATTCTTCCTCACAGTATCGCCTGAATCCATTCAGTTGGTATCTGAGCATGCTGCTGCAAACAACAAG GTGTTCACAATGAACCTTTCTGCTCCATTCATCTGTGAATTCTTCAAAGATGTGCAGGAGAAGTTCTTACC ATACATGGACTTTGTTTTCGGCAATGAAACAGAGGCAAGAACCTTCTCCAAAGTTCACGGCTGGGAG aCCGAAGATGTTGAACAAATAGCCATCAAGATTTCGCAGCTTCCCAAGGCCACAGGAACATACAAGAGGACCACCGTGATTACACAGGGCGCAGATCCAGTGGTTGTTGCTGAAGATGGAAAGGTGAAGAAATATCCAGTCATCCCTCTCCCCAAGGAGAAGCTGGTTGACACCAACGGTGCAG GTGATGCATTTGTGGGAGGATTCATGTCACAGTTGGTGAAACTGACATGA
- the LOC104768497 gene encoding isocitrate dehydrogenase [NAD] catalytic subunit 5, mitochondrial-like has protein sequence MTMAANLARRLIGNRSIQILGAVNSNSGAATSAARAFCSSSTPITATLFPGDGIGPEIAESVKKVFTTAGVPIEWEEHYVGTEIDPRTQSFLTWDSLESVRRNKVGLKGPMATPIGKGHRSLNLTLRKELNLYANVRPCYSLPGYKTRYDDVDLITIRENTEGEYSGLEHQVVRGVVESLKIITRQASLRVAEYAFLYAKTHGRERVSAIHKANIMQKTDGLFLKCCREVAEKYPEITYEEVVIDNCCMMLVKNPALFDVLVMPNLYGDIISDLCAGLVGGLGLTPSCNIGEDGVALAEAVHGSAPDIAGKNLANPTALLLSGVMMLRHLKLNEQAEQIHSAIINTIAEGKYRTADLGGSSTTTEFTKAICDHL, from the exons ATGACCATGGCAGCAAATCTCGCGCGACGGCTGATCGGTAACCGATCGATTCAGATCCTTGGTGCTGTGAACTCTAACTCAGGTGCGGCTACTTCCGCCGCTAGGGCTTTCTGCTCCTCCTCCACTCCGATCACCGCAACTCTCTTCCCTGGCGATGGGATCGGTCCCGAAATCGCTGAATCTGTCAAAAAG GTGTTTACCACAGCTGGTGTGCCAATTGAGTGGGAAGAACACTACGTTGGGACTGAGATAGATCCCAGAACACAGAGTTTCTTGACCTGGGATAGTCTCGAGTCTGTGCGTAGAAACAAAGTTGGTTTGAAAGGTCCAATGGCTACTCCAATTGGGAAAGGTCACCGTTCTTTGAACCTTACTCTTAGGAAAGAGCTTAATCTTTATGCCAATGTTAGACCTTGTTACAGTCTTCCTGGTTACAAAACTCGTTACGATGATGTTGATCTCATTACCATTAGAGAAAACACCGAAGGAGAATACAGTGGCCTTGAACAtcag GTCGTTAGAGGTGTGGTGGAGAGTCTTAAAATCATTACCCGTCAGGCGAGTTTGAGAGTTGCAGAGTATGCTTTTCTCTATGCCAAGACTCatggaagagagagagtttcTGCTATCCACAAAGCCAACATTATGCAGAAAACTGACGGTCTTTTCCTCAAG TGTTGTCGTGAGGTTGCTGAGAAATACCCTGAGATAACTTACGAGGAGGTTGTTATTGACAACTGTTGTATGATG CTTGTGAAAAACCCAGCACTTTTTGATGTCTTGGTGATGCCAAACCTCTACGGAGACATCATCAGCGACCTGTGTGCTGGATTGGTTGGAGGACTAGGGTTGACTCCAAG TTGTAATATCGGAGAAGATGGTGTAGCCCTTGCTGAGGCAGTTCACGGTTCTGCACCTGATATCGCTGGAAAG AACTTGGCGAACCCAACGGCGCTGCTTCTGAGTGGAGTGATGATGTTGCGTCATCTGAAGCTGAACGAACAAGCAGAACAAATCCACAGTGCAATCATCAACACCATAGCAGAGGGAAAATACAGAACCGCGGATCTTGGAGGGAGTTCGACCACAACGGAATTCACAAAGGCAATCTGTGATCATCTCTGA
- the LOC104768502 gene encoding uncharacterized protein LOC104768502 → MCDVCRGDDNEYFIFVCLLCDFMVHRRCIYLPQVIKISRHKHRLSFAFSLSFGEIMACGVCRKIIAENYGVYTCLRNDCIYGVHTQCATSGLLLGAIWDGKELEGEPEEEDEESIKPSFEEISNGIILHFSHPEHPMRLDEDIKLWHDGEKYCQACIAPLYDGKAYICMKCDYVLHEECACLPRVKQHAFHAHLLHLEPCRNQIRTCQCCWVKSCGFKYVCYNTNIHDCDGFVLDVRCASISEPYNHHPHRHPLFFNSSRGGCSICQGSLTISLTCDECRLFLCLGCATFPYKVRYKNHEHLLTFSYKELNFGDEYWFGNTDGVYSCDLCEEAIVPSRFYRCEECEVALHIECLLGKDLYMNPGSRFTLCNGKEFNIVENNALTRPICTGCGKRCKYRMMFIVSPSGDIYCSTKHFYSEDDQRAELIQQKEKREQGHVN, encoded by the coding sequence ATGTGCGATGTTTGTAGAGGTGACGATAACGAGTATTTCATCTTCGTATGTCTTCTTTGCGATTTCATGGTTCATAGAAGGTGCATCTACTTGCCACAAGTCATAAAAATATCTCGTCACAAACACcgtctttcttttgctttttctctttCGTTCGGAGAAATTATGGCGTGCGGTGTTTGTCGCAAAATAATTGCCGAAAATTATGGGGTATATACTTGCTTGAGAAACGACTGCATTTATGGTGTGCATACACAATGCGCGACGTCAGGGCTATTATTAGGAGCAATATGGGACGGAAAAGAGCTTGAAGGTGaaccggaagaagaagacgaggaaaGTATTAAACCGTCGTTTGAGGAGATAAGTAACGGGATTATATTACATTTTAGTCATCCAGAACATCCCATGCGACTTGATGAAGATATCAAATTATGGCATGATGGAGAAAAATATTGTCAAGCGTGCATAGCTCCTCTATATGATGGTAAAGCTTACATATGCATGAAATGTGATTATGTGCTCCATGAAGAATGTGCATGTCTTCCCCGTGTGAAACAACATGCGTTTCATGCCCATTTACTTCATCTGGAACCATGTCGTAACCAAATCCGAACATGTCAATGTTGTTGGGTTAAGTCATGCGGTTTCAAATATGTGTGCTACAATACCAATATTCATGATTGTGACGGTTTCGTTTTAGATGTACGATGTGCTTCCATATCTGAGCCGTACAATCATCATCCTCATAGACATCCCTTGTTCTTTAATTCATCAAGAGGTGGATGTTCGATTTGTCAGGGAAGCCTAACTATATCGTTAACATGCGACGAATGTCGCTTATTCTTGTGTCTTGGCTGCGCCACTTTTCCGTACAAGGTGAGATACAAGAATCATGAACATTTACTCACCTTCTCATATAAAGAACTCAACTTTGGAGATGAGTACTGGTTTGGAAACACAGATGGAGTCTACTCGTGCGATCTTTGCGAGGAAGCAATAGTCCCATCTAGATTCTACAGATGCGAAGAATGTGAAGTGGCACTCCATATTGAATGTTTACTTGGGAAGGATTTATATATGAATCCTGGTTCAAGATTCACGTTATGCAACGGGAAAGAGTTCAATATTGTTGAAAACAATGCTCTCACTCGACCCATATGCACCGGATGCGGAAAACGTTGCAAATATAGAATGATGTTCATAGTATCACCTTCTGGAGATATATATTGTTCAACGAAACACTTTTATAGTGAGGACGACCAGCGGGCGGAACtgattcaacaaaaagaaaaaagagaacaaggaCATGTCAATTAA
- the LOC104768499 gene encoding indole-3-acetic acid-induced protein ARG7-like has translation MMKKSKLITKAWKQMSSRVSKHRDATGKPKDIPHDVPKGHLVVYVGKEEESYKRFVIKIKLLHDPIFRALLDQSKDEAYDDFTSGDSKLCISCDETLFLEVIRCASPRYS, from the coding sequence ATGATGAAGAAGAGCAAGCTGATCACTAAGGCATGGAAGCAAATGTCAAGCAGAGTCTCCAAACATCGTGACGCCACGGGAAAGCCTAAGGATATACCACATGACGTACCAAAGGGACACCTAGTGGTGTACGTAGGCAAAGAAGAGGAAAGTTACAAGAGATTCGTAATAAAGATCAAGTTGCTTCACGATCCCATCTTCAGGGCTTTGCTTGATCAATCAAAAGATGAAGCTTACGACGATTTCACTTCCGGAGATTCCAAGCTTTGTATTTCTTGTGACGAAACTCTCTTCCTTGAGGTCATCCGTTGTGCTTCTCCTCGTTATTCTTGA
- the LOC104768501 gene encoding uncharacterized protein LOC104768501 encodes MDFINHSLPSRLLCPAVRTKNITDESFLVQEESQLIVDNPYYISNDKDEDDESSHSHHLLPLIEGNNRETTVANIQFTEGRKGCCGACNINTIGTTYYFCIECDKWYHRECVESPSVFKSPYHPKHSLQLHFGSRLCYKTAIHKL; translated from the exons ATGGACTTCATCAACCATTCTCTTCCTTCTCGTCTCCTATGCCCTGCCGTACGAACCAAAAACATAACAGATGAAAGTTTCTTGGTTCAAGAGGAATCTCAGCTCATAGTTGATAATCCCTATTATATTTCTAAtgataaagatgaagatgatgagtcTTCACATTCTCACCATCTTCTCCCTCTTATTGAGGGCAACAATAGAGAAACTACTGTAGCAAACATACAATTCACTGAAGGAAGAAAAGGATGTTGTGGGGCTTGTAATATCAACACCATCGGTACAACCTACTATTTTTGTATTGAATGTGACAAATGGTACCACAGAGAATGTGTCGAGTCTCCCTCTGTGTTCAAATCTCCTTATCATCCTAAACATTCTCTTCAGCTTCAC TTTGGATCCCGTTTGTGCTACAAAACCGCCATTCATAAACTATAA
- the LOC104768500 gene encoding uncharacterized protein LOC104768500 isoform X2, which translates to MACGVCRKIIDEDYGVYTCLKNDCIYVVHTQCATSGLLGAIWDGKELEGELEEDEESIKSSFEEISNGIILHFSHPEHPMRLDEDIKIWHDGEKYCQACIAPLYDGKAYICMECDYVLHEECACLPRVKQLAFHAHSLHLEPSRNQLRTCECCWVQSCGFKYVCYNTDSDDCKVFVLDVRCASISEPHNHHPHRHPLFFNSSRGECSICEKRRTISLTCDECRFFLCFCCATFPYKVRYKNHEHLLTFTYKEVLHGDEYWYDRDRDVYSCDLCEEAIIPPDFSRAKRFYRCEECEVALHIECLLWKDVYTNPGSRVTLYNGKEFNIVENNALTRPICTECGKRCKYRMILIPSPSGDIYCSAGHTSKNVLYSF; encoded by the coding sequence ATGGCGTGCGGTGTTTGTCGCAAAATAATTGACGAAGATTATGGGGTATATACTTGCTTGAAAAACGACTGCATTTATGTTGTGCATACACAATGCGCGACGTCAGGGCTATTAGGAGCAATATGGGACGGAAAAGAGCTTGAAGGTGAATTGGAAGAAGACGAGGAAAGTATTAAATCGTCGTTTGAGGAGATAAGTAACGGGATTATATTACATTTTAGTCATCCAGAACATCCCATGCGACTTGATGAAGATATCAAAATATGGCATGATGGAGAAAAATATTGTCAAGCGTGCATAGCTCCTCTATATGATGGTAAAGCTTACATATGCATGGAATGTGATTATGTGCTCCATGAAGAATGTGCATGTCTTCCCCGTGTGAAACAACTTGCGTTTCATGCCCATTCACTTCATCTGGAACCATCTCGTAACCAACTCCGAACATGTGAATGTTGTTGGGTTCAGTCATGCGGTTTCAAATATGTGTGCTACAATACCGATAGTGATGATTGTAAGGTTTTCGTTTTAGATGTACGATGTGCTTCCATATCTGAGCCGCACAATCATCATCCTCATAGACATCCCTTGTTCTTTAATTCATCAAGAGGTGAATGTTCGATTTGTGAGAAAAGACGAACTATATCGTTAACATGCGACGAATGTCgctttttcttgtgtttttgctGCGCCACTTTTCCGTACAAGGTGAGATACAAGAATCATGAACATTTACTCACCTTCACATATAAAGAAGTCCTACATGGAGATGAGTACTGGTACGATCGAGATCGAGACGTCTACTCGTGCGATCTTTGCGAGGAAGCAATAATCCCACCCGACTTTTCAAGAGCCAAGAGATTCTACAGATGCGAAGAATGTGAAGTGGCACTCCATATTGAATGTTTACTTTGGAAGGATGTATATACGAATCCTGGTTCAAGAGTCACGTTATACAACGGGAAAGAGTTCAATATTGTTGAAAACAATGCTCTCACTCGACCCATATGCACCGAATGCGGCAAACGTTGCAAATATAGAATGATACTCATACCATCACCTTCTGGAGATATATATTGTTCAGCGGGACACACTAGTAAAAACGTGTTATATAGTTTCtaa